A single genomic interval of Sebastes umbrosus isolate fSebUmb1 chromosome 11, fSebUmb1.pri, whole genome shotgun sequence harbors:
- the LOC119496554 gene encoding protein asteroid homolog 1-like isoform X1, giving the protein MGVQSLTSLLENHRRIYRDVQFRRSRLVVDGCNLLYLLYFSSGLDQNHGGEYAAFEVLIEKFIKALRDCGIVPHVVLDGGSDYTDKKLQTKMLRAVSRIKKAHRAAEGNSQEGILPQLVGLVFKQTLARLEVPVAQCYWEADQEIAALAREWRCPVLSNDSDFYIFDLPAGLLPISDFKWEAVEQSGSQSYIPCKSYNTSSFCIFFDIQRQLLPAFAALAGNDYVKLQKMTSPINWAQFAPEGKGVETTGRLEGLLCWLKAFQRPQEALEAALGLMGDLSRKTKEEVLKGLYLGMKEYQLPPSSLKRFFIHGTAPPLPAVEQKVTDLVPDWIRLPLTQARLTADILDVLLLRRMSLSYPVDHADMPSAHLTSRPLRQVMYGLMLGDQPEVEERDRDGLELRFIPVRPAITDATQQLTLSSLDQAEPSQRLLVLLGALGVTEDSLSCLPSQLRLPVAATCYWLQRAQPPPDQEVVKALLLGLSTGDALRHTAALQIQRHRQKLDAVVNHALNQWQSCLKVSIQLNQLLGLPLPEPHIARLYEGTLVHQLILGMRSGGKQRHFVKRDRSGVKQYQTMQAVVHQFHTREAPAPAPSETQERTAAPQHNPLDDLTAILQQLFLPDEDAELEASSSVRVEEDLDLNHLVSVKSRYRAKERKNRCKNPELARKQECRGWDLL; this is encoded by the exons ATGGGAGTCCAAAGCCTGACCTCTCTGCTGGAGAACCACCGGAGGATCTACCGGGACGTCCAGTTCAGGAGGAGCCGGCTGGTGGTCGACGGCTGTAACCTCCTCTACCTGCTCTACTTCAGCTCAG GTCTGGACCAGAACCACGGTGGGGAGTATGCTGCGTTTGAGGTCCTGATTGAGAAGTTCATAAAAGCCCTCAGAGACTGCGGGATCGTGCCACACGTGGTGCTGGACGGAGGCTCGGACTACACCGACAAGAAGCTTCAGACCAAGATGCTACGAGCCGTAAGTCGTATCAAGAAGGCCCATCGAGCGGCGGAGGGCAACAGCCAGGAGGGCATCCTGCCACAGCTGGTCGGGCTGGTGTTCAAACAGACGCTGGCCCGGCTGGAGGTACCGGTGGCTCAGTGCTACTGGGAGGCTGACCAGGAGATTGCTGCCCTGGCCAGGGAGTGGCGGTGCCCGGTGCTTTCCAATGACAGCGACTTCTACATCTTCGACCTCCCGGCGGGGCTGCTGCCTATCTCGGACTTCAAGTGGGAGGCGGTGGAGCAGAGTGGCTCGCAGAGCTACATCCCCTGTAAGAGCTACAACACCTCCAGCTTCTGTATCTTCTTCGACATCCAGCGCCAGCTCCTGCCCGCCTTCGCTGCCTTGGCCGGGAATGATTACGTGAAGCTGCAGAAGATGACGTCCCCCATCAACTGGGCTCAGTTTGCCCCTGAAGGCAAAGGCGTTGAGACAACAGGCCGGCTGGAGGGGCTGCTCTGCTGGCTGAAGGCCTTCCAGCGGCCTCAGGAGGCCTTGGAGGCGGCGCTGGGGCTGATGGGAGATCTGAGCAGGAAGACAAAGGAGGAGGTACTGAAGGGCCTGTATCTGGGGATGAAGGAGTACCAGCTCCCTCCCAGCTCCCTGAAGAGGTTCTTCATCCACGGGACGGCACCTCCTCTCCCAGCAGTGGAACAA AAGGTGACGGATCTGGTTCCAGACTGGATCCGGCTGCCGCTGACCCAGGCCCGGCTGACTGCAGACATCCTGgacgtgctgctgctgcggagGATGTCCCTCAGCTACCCCGTGGATCACGCCGACATGCCCAGCGCTCACCTGACCTCCAGGCCGCTCCGCCAGGTGATGTACGGGCTGATGCTGGGCGACCAGCCGGAGGTGGAGGAGCGAGACAGAGACGGCCTCGAGCTGAGGTTCATCCCAGTCCGACCTGCCATCACCGACGCCACTCAGCAGCTGACACTCAGCTCACTGGATCAG GCTGAGCCCTCCCAGCGTCTACTGGTCTTACTGGGAGCTCTGGGAGTGACCGAGGACTCTCTGAGCTGCCTGCCGTCTCAGCTGCGCCTCCCGGTGGCTGCCACCTGCTACTGGCTGCAGAGAGCTCAGCCTCCTCCGGACCAGGAGGTGGTGaaggctctgctgctgggactGAGTACTGGAGACGCCCTGAGACACACAGCAG cTCTGCAGATTCAGCGCCACAGACAGAAGCTGGACGCCGTCGTGAATCATGCCTTAAACCAATGGCAGTCCTGCCTGAAGGTCAGCATCCAGCTGAACCAGCTGCTGGGGCTCCCCCTACCTGAACCACACATCGCCAG GTTGTATGAGGGGACACTGGTCCACCAGCTGATCCTTGGGATGAGGTCTGGAGGAAAGCAGAGGCACTTTGTGAAGAGGGATCGCTCAGGTGTGAAACAGTACCAAACCATGCAGGCTGTCGTCCACCAGTTTCACACTCGGGAGGCGCCGGCGCCGGCACCGTCAGAGACCCAGGAGAGAACGGCGGCCCCACAGCACAACCCTTTGGACGACCTGACTGCCATCCTGCAGCAGCTCTTCCTCCCGGACGAAGATGCGGAATTGGAGGCGAGCAGCTCGGTCAGAGTCGAGGAGGATCTGGACCTGAACCACCTGGTGTCAGTGAAATCTCGGTACCGAgctaaagagagaaagaaccgGTGCAAGAACCCAGAACTGGCCCGTAAACAGGAGTGCCGGGGCTGGGACCTCCTCTGA
- the LOC119496554 gene encoding protein asteroid homolog 1-like isoform X2 → MGVQSLTSLLENHRRIYRDVQFRRSRLVVDGCNLLYLLYFSSGLDQNHGGEYAAFEVLIEKFIKALRDCGIVPHVVLDGGSDYTDKKLQTKMLRAVSRIKKAHRAAEGNSQEGILPQLVGLVFKQTLARLEVPVAQCYWEADQEIAALAREWRCPVLSNDSDFYIFDLPAGLLPISDFKWEAVEQSGSQSYIPCKSYNTSSFCIFFDIQRQLLPAFAALAGNDYVKLQKMTSPINWAQFAPEGKGVETTGRLEGLLCWLKAFQRPQEALEAALGLMGDLSRKTKEEVLKGLYLGMKEYQLPPSSLKRFFIHGTAPPLPAVEQVTDLVPDWIRLPLTQARLTADILDVLLLRRMSLSYPVDHADMPSAHLTSRPLRQVMYGLMLGDQPEVEERDRDGLELRFIPVRPAITDATQQLTLSSLDQAEPSQRLLVLLGALGVTEDSLSCLPSQLRLPVAATCYWLQRAQPPPDQEVVKALLLGLSTGDALRHTAALQIQRHRQKLDAVVNHALNQWQSCLKVSIQLNQLLGLPLPEPHIARLYEGTLVHQLILGMRSGGKQRHFVKRDRSGVKQYQTMQAVVHQFHTREAPAPAPSETQERTAAPQHNPLDDLTAILQQLFLPDEDAELEASSSVRVEEDLDLNHLVSVKSRYRAKERKNRCKNPELARKQECRGWDLL, encoded by the exons ATGGGAGTCCAAAGCCTGACCTCTCTGCTGGAGAACCACCGGAGGATCTACCGGGACGTCCAGTTCAGGAGGAGCCGGCTGGTGGTCGACGGCTGTAACCTCCTCTACCTGCTCTACTTCAGCTCAG GTCTGGACCAGAACCACGGTGGGGAGTATGCTGCGTTTGAGGTCCTGATTGAGAAGTTCATAAAAGCCCTCAGAGACTGCGGGATCGTGCCACACGTGGTGCTGGACGGAGGCTCGGACTACACCGACAAGAAGCTTCAGACCAAGATGCTACGAGCCGTAAGTCGTATCAAGAAGGCCCATCGAGCGGCGGAGGGCAACAGCCAGGAGGGCATCCTGCCACAGCTGGTCGGGCTGGTGTTCAAACAGACGCTGGCCCGGCTGGAGGTACCGGTGGCTCAGTGCTACTGGGAGGCTGACCAGGAGATTGCTGCCCTGGCCAGGGAGTGGCGGTGCCCGGTGCTTTCCAATGACAGCGACTTCTACATCTTCGACCTCCCGGCGGGGCTGCTGCCTATCTCGGACTTCAAGTGGGAGGCGGTGGAGCAGAGTGGCTCGCAGAGCTACATCCCCTGTAAGAGCTACAACACCTCCAGCTTCTGTATCTTCTTCGACATCCAGCGCCAGCTCCTGCCCGCCTTCGCTGCCTTGGCCGGGAATGATTACGTGAAGCTGCAGAAGATGACGTCCCCCATCAACTGGGCTCAGTTTGCCCCTGAAGGCAAAGGCGTTGAGACAACAGGCCGGCTGGAGGGGCTGCTCTGCTGGCTGAAGGCCTTCCAGCGGCCTCAGGAGGCCTTGGAGGCGGCGCTGGGGCTGATGGGAGATCTGAGCAGGAAGACAAAGGAGGAGGTACTGAAGGGCCTGTATCTGGGGATGAAGGAGTACCAGCTCCCTCCCAGCTCCCTGAAGAGGTTCTTCATCCACGGGACGGCACCTCCTCTCCCAGCAGTGGAACAA GTGACGGATCTGGTTCCAGACTGGATCCGGCTGCCGCTGACCCAGGCCCGGCTGACTGCAGACATCCTGgacgtgctgctgctgcggagGATGTCCCTCAGCTACCCCGTGGATCACGCCGACATGCCCAGCGCTCACCTGACCTCCAGGCCGCTCCGCCAGGTGATGTACGGGCTGATGCTGGGCGACCAGCCGGAGGTGGAGGAGCGAGACAGAGACGGCCTCGAGCTGAGGTTCATCCCAGTCCGACCTGCCATCACCGACGCCACTCAGCAGCTGACACTCAGCTCACTGGATCAG GCTGAGCCCTCCCAGCGTCTACTGGTCTTACTGGGAGCTCTGGGAGTGACCGAGGACTCTCTGAGCTGCCTGCCGTCTCAGCTGCGCCTCCCGGTGGCTGCCACCTGCTACTGGCTGCAGAGAGCTCAGCCTCCTCCGGACCAGGAGGTGGTGaaggctctgctgctgggactGAGTACTGGAGACGCCCTGAGACACACAGCAG cTCTGCAGATTCAGCGCCACAGACAGAAGCTGGACGCCGTCGTGAATCATGCCTTAAACCAATGGCAGTCCTGCCTGAAGGTCAGCATCCAGCTGAACCAGCTGCTGGGGCTCCCCCTACCTGAACCACACATCGCCAG GTTGTATGAGGGGACACTGGTCCACCAGCTGATCCTTGGGATGAGGTCTGGAGGAAAGCAGAGGCACTTTGTGAAGAGGGATCGCTCAGGTGTGAAACAGTACCAAACCATGCAGGCTGTCGTCCACCAGTTTCACACTCGGGAGGCGCCGGCGCCGGCACCGTCAGAGACCCAGGAGAGAACGGCGGCCCCACAGCACAACCCTTTGGACGACCTGACTGCCATCCTGCAGCAGCTCTTCCTCCCGGACGAAGATGCGGAATTGGAGGCGAGCAGCTCGGTCAGAGTCGAGGAGGATCTGGACCTGAACCACCTGGTGTCAGTGAAATCTCGGTACCGAgctaaagagagaaagaaccgGTGCAAGAACCCAGAACTGGCCCGTAAACAGGAGTGCCGGGGCTGGGACCTCCTCTGA